A window of Longispora fulva contains these coding sequences:
- the rplM gene encoding 50S ribosomal protein L13, whose amino-acid sequence MRTYSPKPGEIERQWHIIDAADVVLGRLATHAATLLRGKHKPTFAPHVDTGDFVIVINAGKVALTGNKRATKVAYRHSGYPGGLRKTSYEELLTKRPDRAVELAVKGMLPHNKLGAKQIKKLKVYAGDVHPHASQQPVPFEIKQIAQ is encoded by the coding sequence GTGCGTACGTACAGCCCGAAGCCGGGTGAGATCGAGCGTCAGTGGCACATCATCGATGCAGCTGACGTCGTGCTTGGCCGTTTGGCGACCCACGCCGCCACTCTGCTGCGCGGCAAGCACAAGCCGACTTTCGCGCCGCACGTCGACACCGGCGACTTCGTGATCGTCATCAACGCAGGCAAGGTTGCCCTGACGGGCAACAAGCGGGCGACCAAGGTCGCCTACCGCCACTCGGGTTACCCGGGCGGTCTGCGCAAGACCTCCTACGAGGAGCTGCTGACGAAGCGCCCCGACCGGGCCGTCGAGCTCGCCGTCAAGGGCATGCTCCCGCACAACAAGCTCGGTGCGAAGCAGATCAAGAAGCTCAAGGTCTACGCGGGCGACGTGCACCCGCACGCCTCGCAGCAGCCCGTGCCTTTCGAGATTAAGCAGATCGCGCAGTGA
- the thiD gene encoding bifunctional hydroxymethylpyrimidine kinase/phosphomethylpyrimidine kinase: MKQPPIALTIAGSDSGGGAGIQADLKTFAAHKVFGTSVVTALTAQNTSGVLGVHATPLHFLALQLDAVLSDLPPVAVKTGMLASPEVIAYLATRDLPNLVVDPVMVASTGKPLFTGAADAYRELFARALVVTPNLPETRELLDRDVATVEDMAAAAHELAALGPRCVVVKGGHLAGDAVDVVWHGGELSYLRGARVSTPNNHGTGCTFAAAVTAHLALGSSLPAALRAAKTYVTRALAGSADWRLGSGHGPLSWKEI; this comes from the coding sequence GTGAAGCAGCCGCCGATCGCGCTGACCATCGCAGGCTCCGACTCCGGCGGCGGCGCGGGCATCCAGGCCGACCTGAAGACGTTCGCCGCGCACAAGGTCTTCGGCACGTCGGTCGTCACCGCCTTGACTGCACAGAACACCTCGGGGGTACTCGGCGTGCACGCCACCCCCCTGCACTTCCTCGCTCTCCAGCTCGACGCGGTCCTGTCCGACCTGCCCCCGGTGGCGGTGAAGACCGGGATGCTGGCGAGCCCGGAGGTGATCGCGTACCTGGCGACCCGGGACCTGCCCAACCTGGTCGTCGACCCGGTGATGGTGGCGTCCACCGGGAAGCCCCTGTTCACGGGTGCCGCCGACGCGTACCGGGAGCTGTTCGCCCGGGCGCTGGTCGTCACCCCGAACCTGCCGGAGACCCGCGAACTCCTCGACCGCGACGTCGCCACCGTCGAGGACATGGCCGCCGCGGCCCACGAACTCGCCGCGCTCGGCCCGCGCTGCGTCGTCGTCAAGGGCGGGCACCTCGCCGGGGACGCCGTGGACGTGGTCTGGCACGGCGGGGAGCTGTCGTATCTGCGGGGGGCCAGGGTCAGTACCCCCAACAACCACGGCACGGGCTGCACCTTCGCGGCCGCGGTGACCGCGCATCTCGCACTCGGGTCCTCGTTGCCGGCCGCGTTGCGGGCAGCGAAGACCTACGTCACCCGTGCCCTCGCCGGCTCGGCCGACTGGCGGCTGGGCTCGGGACACGGTCCCCTCTCCTGGAAGGAAATCTGA
- the glmM gene encoding phosphoglucosamine mutase, with protein MGRLFGTDGVRGLANASLTPDLALRLGASAAHILSQRDRTHPPVAIVGRDPRASGEMLEAAVVAGLTSAGATVVRVGVLPTPAVAFLVGQTRADLGVMISASHNPMPDNGIKFFAAGGHKLADELEDAIEAHLEEDWVRPTGANVGRVHDLLDGAEAYITHLAGSVPVSLEGLKVVIDCANGAAFEVAPEAYRRAGAEVIVIHGEPDGLNINEDCGSTHLADLQAAVLEHGAHAGVGLDGDADRCLAVDADGTVVDGDQLMAIMALSMRDAGTLVKDTLVATVMSNLGLRIAMREHGITLLETKVGDRYVLEELRNSGLSLGGEQSGHVIVPEYATTGDGSLTLLQVLARMASTGRTLADLASVVTPLPQVLINVPVADRAAAAVHADVLAAVAVAEGELGESGRVLLRPSGTEQLVRVMVEAPSAEVAGEVAERIAALVRTSSPV; from the coding sequence ATGGGACGGCTGTTCGGCACCGACGGGGTTCGCGGTCTGGCCAATGCCAGCCTCACGCCCGACCTGGCTCTGCGGCTGGGCGCGTCCGCCGCGCACATCCTGAGCCAACGGGACCGGACCCATCCGCCGGTGGCGATCGTCGGCCGTGACCCCCGGGCGAGCGGGGAGATGCTGGAGGCCGCCGTCGTGGCCGGCCTGACCAGCGCCGGTGCGACCGTGGTGCGGGTCGGCGTGCTGCCGACCCCGGCCGTGGCGTTCCTGGTGGGCCAGACCCGTGCGGACCTGGGCGTGATGATCTCCGCCTCGCACAACCCGATGCCGGACAACGGGATCAAGTTCTTCGCCGCCGGCGGCCACAAGCTCGCCGACGAGCTCGAAGACGCCATCGAGGCGCACCTCGAGGAGGACTGGGTCCGGCCTACGGGTGCGAACGTGGGGCGGGTGCACGACCTGCTCGACGGGGCCGAGGCGTACATCACGCACCTGGCCGGGTCCGTGCCCGTGTCGTTGGAGGGCCTCAAGGTCGTCATCGACTGCGCGAACGGGGCGGCGTTCGAGGTGGCCCCGGAGGCGTACCGGCGGGCCGGTGCCGAGGTGATCGTCATCCACGGCGAACCCGACGGGCTGAACATCAACGAGGACTGCGGGTCGACGCACCTGGCGGACCTGCAGGCCGCCGTCCTGGAGCACGGCGCGCACGCCGGGGTCGGCCTCGACGGCGACGCCGACCGCTGCCTGGCCGTGGACGCGGACGGCACCGTGGTCGACGGCGACCAGCTGATGGCGATCATGGCGCTGTCGATGCGCGACGCCGGCACCCTGGTCAAGGACACCCTGGTCGCGACAGTGATGAGCAACCTCGGGCTGCGGATCGCGATGCGCGAGCACGGCATCACGCTGCTGGAGACCAAGGTCGGCGACCGGTACGTGCTGGAGGAGCTGCGCAACAGCGGACTGTCCCTCGGCGGCGAGCAGAGCGGACACGTGATCGTGCCGGAGTACGCGACGACGGGTGACGGGTCGCTGACCCTGCTGCAGGTGCTGGCCAGGATGGCCTCGACGGGCCGGACGCTGGCCGACCTGGCCTCGGTCGTGACGCCGCTGCCGCAGGTCCTGATCAACGTGCCGGTGGCCGACCGGGCCGCCGCCGCCGTGCACGCGGACGTGCTGGCCGCCGTGGCGGTGGCGGAGGGCGAGCTGGGCGAGTCCGGCCGGGTGCTGCTGCGCCCGTCGGGTACCGAGCAGCTGGTCCGGGTCATGGTCGAGGCGCCCAGCGCCGAGGTGGCCGGCGAGGTCGCCGAGCGGATCGCCGCCCTGGTGCGGACGTCCAGCCCGGTCTGA
- a CDS encoding ABC-F family ATP-binding cassette domain-containing protein, with the protein MGYIDVAGVGYTLPDGRELFKDVSFRVGEGAKVALVGPNGAGKTTLLRMVAGDLPSQEGGIARVGGLGVMRQFFRPVAGRFDDDVPWSMVDREDATLAELAMTLAPVRVRAAGLALARAEAALSETEKSQMRYATALSAWGEVGGYEAEVAFDTASVSVLDLDWERARHRLVRTLSGGEQKRFVLELLLRGPDEVLLLDEPDNFLDVPAKRWLEQRLKESPKSVLYVSHDRELLANTADRVVAVEGGSAWTHVGGFASWHDARVNRHDSMEETRRRWDEEHQKLKDLVLMYKQKAAYNDGLASRYQAAKTRLAKFEGDGPPPLPPKDQDIKMRLDGGRTAKRSVICEQLELDDLTFPFDFEVWYGDRVAVLGANGTGKSHFLRLLGRGGTDPLEVPLVDLAPVAHGGVARLGARVRPGHFSQVHDRPELHDKTLVEILWRGDDYRTGKTRHDAMKVLDRYELAGQGDQTFGTLSGGQQARFLVLMLELSGATLLLLDEPTDNLDLASAEALEEGLKGFEGTVIAVTHDRWFTRGFDRFLLFGTDGEVTEVPEPVWDVR; encoded by the coding sequence GTGGGATACATAGACGTCGCAGGGGTCGGGTACACGCTGCCGGACGGCCGTGAGCTGTTCAAGGACGTGTCCTTCCGGGTCGGCGAGGGCGCCAAGGTCGCGCTCGTCGGGCCCAACGGGGCCGGCAAGACCACGCTGCTGCGGATGGTCGCCGGGGACCTGCCCTCCCAGGAGGGCGGGATCGCCAGGGTCGGCGGGCTCGGCGTGATGCGGCAGTTCTTCCGGCCCGTCGCCGGCCGGTTCGACGACGACGTGCCGTGGAGCATGGTCGACCGCGAGGACGCCACCCTGGCCGAGCTCGCGATGACCCTCGCCCCGGTCCGGGTCCGCGCGGCGGGCCTCGCGCTCGCCCGCGCGGAGGCCGCGCTGTCGGAGACCGAGAAATCCCAGATGAGGTACGCCACGGCGCTGTCCGCCTGGGGCGAGGTCGGTGGGTACGAGGCCGAGGTCGCGTTCGACACCGCGAGCGTCTCCGTCCTCGACCTCGACTGGGAACGCGCCCGGCACCGGCTCGTCCGCACCCTGTCCGGCGGCGAACAGAAACGTTTCGTCCTCGAACTGTTGCTCCGCGGCCCCGACGAGGTGCTGCTGCTCGACGAGCCCGACAACTTCCTCGACGTGCCCGCGAAACGCTGGCTCGAACAGCGGCTCAAGGAGTCCCCGAAGAGCGTCCTGTACGTCAGCCACGACCGCGAACTCCTCGCCAACACCGCCGACCGGGTGGTCGCCGTCGAGGGCGGGTCCGCGTGGACGCACGTCGGCGGCTTCGCCAGCTGGCACGACGCCCGGGTCAACCGGCACGACAGCATGGAGGAGACCCGGCGGCGCTGGGACGAGGAGCACCAGAAGCTCAAGGACCTCGTGCTGATGTACAAGCAGAAGGCCGCCTACAACGACGGTCTCGCCTCCCGCTACCAGGCGGCGAAGACCCGGCTCGCCAAGTTCGAGGGCGACGGGCCGCCACCGCTGCCGCCCAAGGACCAGGACATCAAGATGCGCCTCGACGGCGGGCGCACCGCCAAGCGCTCGGTGATCTGCGAGCAGTTGGAGCTCGACGACCTGACGTTCCCGTTCGACTTCGAGGTCTGGTACGGCGACCGGGTCGCCGTCCTCGGCGCCAACGGCACGGGCAAGTCCCACTTCCTGCGGCTCCTCGGCCGCGGTGGCACCGATCCGCTCGAGGTGCCCCTGGTCGACCTCGCCCCGGTCGCGCACGGCGGGGTCGCCCGGCTCGGCGCGCGGGTCCGGCCCGGCCACTTCTCCCAGGTCCACGACCGTCCGGAGCTGCACGACAAGACCCTCGTCGAGATCCTCTGGCGCGGGGACGACTACCGCACCGGCAAGACCCGGCACGACGCGATGAAGGTCCTCGACCGGTACGAGCTGGCCGGGCAGGGCGACCAGACCTTCGGCACCCTGTCGGGTGGCCAGCAGGCGCGGTTCCTCGTGCTGATGCTGGAGCTGTCCGGGGCCACGTTGCTGCTGCTCGACGAGCCGACGGACAACCTGGACCTGGCCTCGGCCGAGGCGCTCGAAGAGGGGTTGAAGGGCTTCGAGGGGACGGTGATCGCGGTGACGCACGATCGGTGGTTCACGCGGGGGTTCGATCGGTTCCTCCTGTTCGGGACGGACGGCGAGGTCACCGAGGTGCCTGAGCCGGTGTGGGACGTGCGCTGA
- a CDS encoding thiamine phosphate synthase — protein MSDRLIVVLETPDLELARVVIGAGATLLAGTFFDLEFDWRVEEFGGRVLTLGPAATPVHGRRDMLWRCHGLDELPTAADAEFVSLSPIFETATKPGYGPPLGVDVLGRAGRPVYALGGVDGPARAAECVAAGAYGVAVLGAVSRSSDPARAVRNLLTAVGTPPASGPVEPGPVPQGGHR, from the coding sequence ATGAGTGACCGGCTGATCGTCGTCCTGGAGACCCCCGACCTGGAGCTCGCCCGCGTCGTGATCGGCGCCGGCGCGACGCTGCTCGCCGGGACCTTCTTCGACCTGGAGTTCGACTGGCGGGTGGAGGAGTTCGGCGGTCGGGTGCTCACCCTCGGGCCGGCAGCCACCCCGGTGCACGGCCGCCGGGACATGCTCTGGCGCTGCCACGGCCTCGACGAGCTGCCGACGGCCGCCGACGCGGAGTTCGTCAGCCTGTCCCCGATCTTCGAGACCGCGACCAAGCCCGGCTACGGCCCGCCGCTGGGCGTGGACGTGCTCGGCCGCGCCGGCCGTCCGGTCTACGCCCTCGGCGGCGTGGACGGGCCGGCGCGCGCCGCCGAGTGCGTGGCCGCCGGTGCGTACGGGGTCGCCGTCCTGGGCGCGGTGTCGCGGTCGAGCGACCCGGCGCGGGCCGTGCGAAACCTGCTCACCGCGGTCGGCACCCCGCCGGCCTCGGGGCCGGTCGAGCCCGGCCCGGTGCCCCAGGGTGGCCACCGGTGA
- the rpsI gene encoding 30S ribosomal protein S9, with translation MTESVDTVLEAVVPEAVVAEAVVAEAVVSVPKAAPRGDRPVQTVGRRKQAIVRVRLVPGTGKVTCNGRALEEYFPSKVSQQLVKEPLVITERLESFDVIANLKGGGITGQAGALRLGIARALIEVEPDDRPALKKAGFLTRDARVTESKKYGLKKARKAPQYSKR, from the coding sequence ATGACCGAGAGCGTCGACACCGTGCTCGAAGCGGTTGTCCCGGAAGCCGTTGTCGCTGAGGCCGTTGTGGCCGAGGCCGTCGTGTCCGTGCCGAAGGCCGCCCCGCGTGGCGACCGCCCGGTGCAGACCGTGGGCCGCCGCAAGCAGGCGATCGTCCGCGTCCGCCTGGTGCCGGGCACCGGCAAGGTGACCTGCAACGGCCGCGCTCTGGAGGAGTACTTCCCGAGCAAGGTCTCCCAGCAGCTCGTCAAGGAGCCGCTGGTGATCACCGAGCGTCTCGAGAGCTTCGACGTGATCGCCAACCTCAAGGGCGGCGGCATCACCGGTCAGGCCGGCGCGCTGCGTCTCGGCATCGCCCGGGCCCTGATCGAGGTCGAGCCCGACGACCGTCCGGCCCTGAAGAAGGCCGGCTTCCTGACCCGTGACGCCCGCGTCACCGAGTCGAAGAAGTACGGTCTGAAGAAGGCCCGTAAGGCTCCGCAGTACTCGAAGCGCTAA
- a CDS encoding FAD-dependent oxidoreductase, with amino-acid sequence MRVAVQGAGIIGLSIAWRALSAGLDVTVHDDNPARGASNVAAGMLAPVAEAYFGEADLLRLSLASAARWPEFAAGLGEVGYRDDGTLLVGRTGDDLRELARLFQLYADWRLPAEKVDPRALEPALTPRLRGGLLTPGDHQVDPRRVLAALRERVPVSATPPGKVDVTVVATGAWTGQPRGSAIGLPGGGAVVGLPVRPVHGEVLRLRGEPSIRHVVRGYIDGKYVYIVPRKDGEVVVGATTAERGFSTRVTAEGVRDLLDTAIEVLPELADYELVEARAGLRPGTPDNAPLIGRLDPRTIVSTGHYRHGVLLAPITAEVVTSLLLDREPSVDLAPFAPGRFS; translated from the coding sequence ATGAGGGTCGCGGTCCAGGGGGCCGGGATCATCGGGCTGTCGATCGCGTGGCGCGCCCTGTCGGCCGGGCTCGATGTCACCGTCCACGACGACAACCCCGCCCGGGGTGCCTCGAACGTCGCGGCCGGCATGCTCGCCCCGGTCGCCGAGGCGTACTTCGGCGAGGCCGACCTGCTCCGGCTGTCGCTCGCCAGCGCAGCCCGGTGGCCGGAGTTCGCCGCGGGGCTCGGCGAGGTCGGCTACCGCGACGACGGCACGCTGCTCGTGGGCCGGACAGGCGATGACCTGCGGGAACTCGCCCGACTCTTCCAGTTGTACGCCGACTGGCGGCTGCCTGCGGAAAAGGTCGACCCCCGCGCGCTGGAGCCGGCGTTGACGCCCCGGCTGCGGGGTGGCCTGCTGACGCCCGGCGACCATCAGGTGGACCCCCGGCGGGTGCTGGCCGCGCTGCGCGAACGGGTGCCCGTGAGTGCGACGCCGCCCGGGAAGGTGGACGTCACGGTCGTCGCGACCGGCGCCTGGACCGGTCAGCCGCGCGGTTCGGCCATCGGGCTGCCCGGCGGCGGGGCGGTGGTCGGGTTGCCCGTGCGGCCCGTGCACGGCGAGGTGCTGCGCCTGCGGGGCGAGCCGTCGATCCGGCACGTGGTCCGCGGCTACATTGACGGGAAATATGTCTATATTGTGCCGCGAAAGGACGGGGAGGTCGTCGTGGGCGCCACCACCGCCGAGCGCGGCTTCTCCACCCGGGTCACGGCCGAGGGGGTCCGCGACCTGCTGGACACCGCGATCGAGGTCCTGCCGGAACTGGCCGACTACGAGCTGGTGGAGGCGCGGGCGGGGCTGCGGCCCGGTACCCCGGACAACGCCCCGCTGATCGGCCGGCTCGACCCCCGCACGATCGTGTCGACCGGCCACTACCGGCACGGCGTCCTGCTCGCCCCCATCACCGCAGAGGTGGTCACGTCGCTGCTCCTCGACCGGGAGCCCAGCGTCGACCTCGCGCCCTTCGCCCCAGGGAGGTTCTCGTGA
- the thiC gene encoding phosphomethylpyrimidine synthase ThiC, whose protein sequence is MRRKVYVEGSRPDIQVPFAEVHLTNDDPPVRLYDTSGPGSDPEVGLPQLRAHWIMERGDVEEVPAEGTATVGQTVRKAKDGKRPTQLYYARQGTVTPEMEFVAIREGVTPEFVRDEIAAGRAIIPNNVNHAESEPMIIGSAFLVKINANIGTSAVSSSIAEEVDKLTWATKWGGDTVMDLSTGKHIHATREAIVRNSAVPIGTVPIYQALEKCNGDPLGLTWELYRDTIIEQAEQGVDYMTVHAGVLLAHVPLAADRVTGIVSRGGSIMAAWCLAGHRENFLYTRYRELCEIFAQYDIAFSLGDGLRPGSIADANDEAQFAELKTLGELTKIAWEYDVQVMIEGPGHVPMHKIKENMDLQKEWCMDAPFYTLGPLTTDVAPGYDHITSAIGAAIIGSMGTAMLCYVTPKEHLGLPNRDDVKAGVIAYKIAAHAADLAKGHKGAQDWDDALSKARFEFRWEDQFNLSLDPDTARAFHDETLPATGAKTAHFCSMCGPKFCSMKISAELKEYAAKGMADKSVEFVNSGGKVYLPVVAS, encoded by the coding sequence ATGCGTCGCAAGGTCTATGTGGAGGGTTCTCGTCCCGACATCCAGGTGCCGTTCGCCGAGGTGCACCTGACCAACGACGACCCGCCGGTCCGGCTGTACGACACCTCGGGCCCCGGCTCGGACCCGGAGGTCGGCCTGCCGCAGCTCCGGGCGCACTGGATCATGGAGCGGGGCGACGTCGAGGAGGTGCCCGCCGAGGGCACCGCCACGGTCGGCCAGACGGTCCGCAAGGCCAAGGACGGCAAGCGCCCGACCCAGCTCTACTACGCGCGCCAGGGCACGGTCACGCCGGAGATGGAGTTCGTGGCGATCCGCGAGGGCGTCACGCCGGAGTTCGTCCGGGACGAGATCGCGGCCGGCCGGGCGATCATCCCGAACAACGTGAACCACGCCGAGAGTGAGCCGATGATCATCGGGTCGGCGTTCCTGGTGAAGATCAACGCGAACATCGGCACCTCGGCCGTGTCCTCCTCGATCGCCGAGGAGGTGGACAAGCTCACCTGGGCCACCAAGTGGGGCGGCGACACCGTGATGGACCTGTCCACGGGCAAGCACATCCATGCCACCCGCGAGGCGATCGTGCGCAACTCGGCGGTGCCGATCGGCACCGTGCCGATCTACCAGGCCCTGGAGAAGTGCAACGGCGACCCGCTGGGCCTGACCTGGGAGCTGTACCGCGACACGATCATCGAGCAGGCCGAGCAGGGCGTCGACTACATGACGGTGCACGCCGGGGTGCTGCTCGCCCACGTGCCGCTGGCGGCCGACCGGGTGACCGGCATCGTGTCCCGCGGCGGTTCGATCATGGCAGCGTGGTGTCTGGCCGGGCACCGGGAGAACTTCCTCTACACCCGCTACCGGGAGCTGTGCGAGATCTTCGCCCAGTACGACATCGCGTTCTCCCTGGGCGACGGCCTGCGCCCCGGCTCGATCGCGGACGCCAACGACGAGGCCCAGTTCGCCGAGCTGAAGACCCTGGGCGAGCTCACCAAGATCGCGTGGGAGTACGACGTCCAGGTCATGATCGAGGGCCCCGGGCACGTCCCGATGCACAAGATCAAGGAGAACATGGACCTGCAGAAGGAGTGGTGCATGGACGCCCCCTTCTACACCCTCGGCCCCCTGACCACCGACGTCGCGCCCGGCTACGACCACATCACCTCCGCGATCGGCGCGGCGATCATCGGCAGCATGGGCACGGCGATGCTGTGCTACGTCACGCCCAAGGAGCACCTGGGCCTGCCGAACCGCGACGACGTGAAGGCAGGCGTGATCGCGTACAAGATCGCCGCGCACGCCGCCGACCTCGCCAAGGGGCACAAGGGCGCACAGGACTGGGACGACGCGCTGTCCAAGGCCCGGTTCGAGTTCCGCTGGGAGGACCAGTTCAACCTGTCCCTGGACCCGGACACCGCCCGGGCGTTCCACGACGAGACGCTGCCGGCCACCGGGGCCAAGACGGCGCACTTCTGCTCCATGTGCGGCCCGAAGTTCTGCTCCATGAAGATCAGCGCGGAACTGAAGGAATACGCGGCGAAAGGCATGGCGGACAAGTCGGTAGAGTTCGTCAACAGCGGCGGAAAGGTCTACCTGCCGGTGGTGGCGAGCTAG
- the thiE gene encoding thiamine phosphate synthase, protein MLGRLHVLTDARPGRDAVAVARAALAAGAPLFQVRVEDGVHDRDFLDFAAEVRALCRVYGATCLINDRVDIALAVQADGVHLGAFDLPVSVARRLLGSSAIIGATSRDAAGARAALVDGADYVGVGPCYHTSTKDGLPDPIGPAGLELAAHVGLPAIAIGGVTLERVPELLEAGAYGVAVVGAVNSADDPGVATKALLKALS, encoded by the coding sequence ATGCTCGGTCGCCTCCATGTCCTCACCGACGCCCGCCCCGGGCGCGACGCCGTCGCCGTCGCGCGGGCGGCGTTGGCCGCGGGTGCACCCCTTTTCCAGGTACGGGTGGAAGACGGCGTGCACGACCGCGACTTCCTCGACTTCGCCGCGGAGGTCCGCGCGCTGTGCCGGGTCTACGGCGCGACCTGCCTGATCAACGACCGGGTGGACATCGCGCTGGCCGTGCAGGCCGACGGCGTCCACCTCGGCGCGTTCGACCTGCCGGTTTCCGTCGCGCGCCGGCTGCTCGGCTCCTCGGCGATCATCGGGGCCACGTCCCGGGACGCCGCCGGGGCGCGTGCGGCCCTGGTCGACGGGGCCGACTACGTGGGAGTGGGGCCCTGCTACCACACGTCCACGAAGGACGGTCTGCCCGACCCGATCGGCCCCGCCGGGCTGGAGTTGGCCGCGCACGTGGGCCTGCCGGCCATCGCGATCGGCGGCGTGACCCTCGAACGGGTCCCCGAGCTGTTGGAGGCCGGGGCCTACGGTGTCGCGGTGGTGGGCGCGGTCAACTCCGCCGACGATCCCGGCGTGGCGACGAAGGCGCTGCTGAAGGCCCTGTCATGA
- a CDS encoding DUF397 domain-containing protein, protein MVEHPLKGQFDETRAVWQRAENPDGSPGRIGVAFVDDLIGMRDMAEENGPILVFTPAEWDAFIGGVQDGEFDIEIDDEQ, encoded by the coding sequence ATGGTGGAACATCCCCTGAAGGGGCAGTTTGACGAGACCCGTGCGGTCTGGCAGCGCGCCGAGAATCCGGACGGGTCGCCCGGCCGGATCGGGGTCGCCTTCGTGGACGACCTGATCGGCATGCGCGACATGGCGGAGGAGAACGGGCCGATCTTGGTCTTCACGCCGGCGGAATGGGACGCGTTCATCGGCGGGGTGCAGGACGGCGAGTTCGACATCGAGATCGACGACGAGCAGTAG
- the thiS gene encoding sulfur carrier protein ThiS — protein sequence MKIVVNGVETEFEGTVSALTGDRRGVAVAVNGTVVPRSTWTSTALADGDVVELLTAVQGG from the coding sequence GTGAAGATAGTCGTCAACGGCGTGGAGACGGAGTTCGAGGGGACGGTCTCGGCGCTCACCGGGGACCGGCGCGGGGTCGCCGTCGCGGTCAACGGGACCGTGGTGCCCCGCAGCACGTGGACGTCGACGGCGCTGGCCGACGGCGACGTGGTCGAGCTGCTCACGGCGGTGCAGGGTGGATGA
- a CDS encoding thiazole synthase has translation MDEFTIAGETLSSRLILGTGGAASLTALREAVEASGTSMVTVALRRLDPDAPGGLLEMLDGTGVRILPNTAGCYTATEAVKLAHLAREAFETHWVKLEVIGDDRTLLPDAVELVAAAARLVEDGFVVLPYTTDDPVLARRLVDVGCAAVMPAGAPIGSGAGIRNPYNLALIRELVSVPVILDAGIGTASDAALAMELGCDAVLLASAVTRAADPTRMAAAMRHAVLAGRLAAGAGRIPRRDYATASTSPEGLPSW, from the coding sequence GTGGATGAGTTCACCATCGCCGGCGAGACGCTCTCCTCCCGGCTGATCCTCGGCACCGGCGGCGCGGCCAGCCTGACGGCGTTGCGGGAGGCCGTCGAGGCCTCCGGGACCTCGATGGTCACCGTCGCCCTCCGCCGCCTCGACCCCGACGCCCCCGGCGGCCTGCTGGAGATGCTCGACGGGACCGGGGTGCGGATCCTGCCGAACACCGCCGGCTGTTACACCGCCACCGAGGCCGTCAAGCTCGCCCACCTCGCCAGGGAGGCGTTCGAGACGCACTGGGTGAAGCTCGAGGTGATCGGGGACGACCGGACCCTGCTGCCCGACGCCGTCGAGCTGGTGGCCGCGGCGGCGAGGCTGGTGGAGGACGGGTTCGTGGTGCTGCCGTACACGACGGATGATCCGGTGCTCGCGCGGCGGCTCGTCGACGTCGGGTGCGCGGCCGTGATGCCGGCCGGCGCGCCGATCGGGTCGGGGGCCGGGATCCGCAACCCCTACAACCTCGCGCTGATCCGGGAGCTGGTGTCCGTACCCGTCATCCTCGACGCCGGGATCGGCACCGCCTCGGACGCGGCCCTGGCCATGGAGCTGGGCTGCGACGCCGTGCTGCTGGCCAGCGCCGTCACCCGGGCGGCGGACCCGACCCGGATGGCAGCGGCGATGCGGCACGCGGTGCTCGCCGGCCGGTTGGCGGCCGGTGCCGGGCGGATCCCGCGCAGGGACTACGCGACCGCGTCCACCAGCCCGGAAGGGCTCCCGTCGTGGTGA